In Deinococcus seoulensis, the following proteins share a genomic window:
- a CDS encoding transposase has protein sequence MNGFISHSIGVRISHTGILGVDAVFIPKHGQHTPELASYWCGTQGRSVRGLEGTCVTWIDPVTHQPIPLSITQTPAAVPDGETRVDFYATVTLNTITQLPDTLRSQLQAIVADAYYTKLKFVSRVVDEGQLPFVGKMRRDANLKHLFTGPRTGKPGRPRLYDGKVSLRDFTRWEALPWADECMVYTVVAYSVSLKRPVRVVAVVRPGAGWPRVEVLFSTSTTMTAATIIRLYRARFSMEFPFRDGKQFAGLSECQSRQLESLHFHWNMALLAVSAARLSQLQDQRACPLVFSMEDEKRRAYNEFFVGRILSILAVEPPDENCWKLIDEVLTLGVKAA, from the coding sequence TTGAACGGCTTTATAAGCCATTCAATCGGAGTCCGTATCAGTCACACGGGCATCCTGGGGGTCGATGCCGTGTTCATCCCAAAACACGGTCAGCACACCCCCGAACTTGCCTCGTACTGGTGCGGCACGCAGGGTCGATCCGTGCGGGGTCTGGAAGGCACCTGCGTGACCTGGATCGATCCGGTCACACATCAGCCCATTCCGCTCTCCATCACGCAGACCCCAGCGGCCGTACCGGATGGGGAGACCCGGGTGGACTTCTATGCCACGGTCACGCTGAACACCATCACTCAACTTCCCGACACCCTGCGGTCGCAGCTCCAGGCGATCGTCGCGGACGCGTACTACACCAAGCTGAAGTTCGTTTCACGCGTGGTGGACGAAGGGCAACTGCCCTTCGTCGGCAAGATGCGCCGGGATGCCAATCTCAAGCATCTGTTCACCGGACCCCGCACGGGGAAGCCGGGCCGACCCAGGCTGTATGACGGCAAAGTCAGTCTGCGTGACTTCACGCGCTGGGAAGCGTTGCCGTGGGCGGACGAATGCATGGTGTACACGGTGGTCGCGTACTCGGTCAGCCTGAAACGGCCGGTTCGCGTGGTGGCGGTGGTCCGGCCCGGGGCAGGTTGGCCGCGGGTGGAGGTGCTGTTCAGCACCTCCACAACCATGACGGCAGCGACCATCATCAGGCTCTACCGGGCGCGCTTCTCGATGGAGTTCCCGTTCCGCGACGGGAAGCAATTTGCCGGGCTGAGCGAGTGTCAGTCCAGGCAACTGGAGTCCCTGCACTTCCACTGGAACATGGCTTTGCTGGCAGTGTCGGCAGCACGGCTGAGTCAGTTGCAAGACCAGCGGGCCTGCCCGCTGGTGTTCAGCATGGAGGATGAGAAACGCCGCGCCTACAACGAGTTTTTCGTGGGGCGGATTTTGAGCATCTTGGCCGTGGAGCCCCCGGATGAGAATTGCTGGAAATTGATCGACGAGGTGCTGACCCTCGGTGTCAAGGCGGCCTGA